The following are from one region of the Geoalkalibacter subterraneus genome:
- the nrfD gene encoding NrfD/PsrC family molybdoenzyme membrane anchor subunit gives MDMMQTVHTLTSITPARPWGLDIPNYFWFTGSSAAAFIVSSFAHVFGMKKFKPIAGFSLLVAFVLLVAAPLNLIDDLRQPGRMINFFLYGWENFGTSPMKWGVLLLATYPVLILAEALVLYRPFLVRRLQEANRGVTRAFYKGLTLGRTDLSEEALHKDERLGFILGAVGIPLALCVHGYTGYILGVVHSSPLWHTPLMPILFLASAMVSGTGLLLVILPVAQRFFTTTGRIDKEVMTALARLLGWSIIIDLVVRFFWLTFAVAFNSNERYRLMDFFGYHFHEILWVEYVLCLLIPMIIAFSRLGRRLPWQFAIGFVAAVGVWLFRWNTVIGGQTIGKTTAGLLSYHPHLFGAGSIGAVMANWLLFVALLCAVLLVFPWDEEMDRHYGKELES, from the coding sequence ATGGATATGATGCAGACCGTTCATACCCTTACATCGATCACCCCGGCCAGACCCTGGGGGCTCGATATTCCCAACTACTTCTGGTTCACCGGCAGCAGCGCCGCCGCCTTCATTGTGTCGAGCTTCGCCCATGTCTTCGGCATGAAGAAGTTCAAACCCATCGCCGGTTTTTCTCTGCTGGTCGCCTTTGTGCTGCTGGTCGCGGCTCCTCTTAACCTTATCGATGATCTTCGCCAGCCCGGGCGGATGATCAACTTCTTTCTTTACGGATGGGAAAATTTCGGCACTTCTCCCATGAAATGGGGGGTGCTGCTGCTGGCGACCTATCCCGTTCTTATTCTGGCTGAAGCCCTGGTGCTCTACCGGCCTTTTCTGGTGCGGCGCCTGCAAGAGGCGAACAGAGGGGTCACGCGCGCTTTCTACAAAGGGCTGACCCTGGGCCGCACCGACCTATCGGAAGAGGCGTTGCATAAAGATGAGCGGCTCGGCTTTATTCTCGGTGCTGTCGGCATTCCCCTGGCTCTCTGCGTGCATGGCTACACCGGCTATATTCTCGGCGTTGTTCACTCCAGTCCGCTGTGGCATACGCCGCTGATGCCGATTCTTTTCCTCGCTTCAGCCATGGTTTCGGGCACCGGGCTTCTGCTGGTGATTCTGCCGGTGGCGCAACGCTTCTTTACCACGACGGGGCGCATCGACAAGGAGGTGATGACAGCCCTGGCCCGTCTGCTCGGCTGGTCGATTATCATCGATCTGGTTGTACGGTTCTTCTGGCTGACCTTTGCCGTCGCTTTCAACAGTAATGAACGCTACCGGCTGATGGACTTTTTCGGGTACCACTTTCACGAGATCCTCTGGGTCGAGTATGTTCTTTGTCTGCTGATCCCCATGATCATCGCCTTTTCCCGCCTCGGTCGGCGGTTGCCCTGGCAGTTCGCCATCGGCTTTGTGGCGGCGGTGGGCGTCTGGTTGTTCCGCTGGAACACGGTTATCGGCGGGCAGACGATCGGCAAGACGACGGCGGGTCTGCTTAGCTACCATCCTCATCTCTTCGGCGCGGGCAGCATCGGCGCGGTGATGGCCAACTGGCTTCTTTTCGTGGCCCTGCTGTGCGCTGTCCTGTTGGTTTTTCCCTGGGATGAAGAGATGGACCGCCATTATGGAAAGGAGTTGGAGTCATGA
- the dsrO gene encoding sulfate reduction electron transfer complex DsrMKJOP subunit DsrO: MSNVRRNFLKRLGAVVAAAAATMASASPAKAFSSRNPGRDAKDPRYVGQEDKRWGMVMDLSKCIGCQACTAACKAENTIPDRVFRTWVPEYELGRYPRVRKAFLPQLCNHCEKPSCVSVCPTGATFAREDGVVVVDSEICWGCGYCLNACPYDKRYFNPLTQVADKCTYCAHRIDEGLLPACVESCVGGARIFGDLNDPKSEVSRLVSGAPSTVLNPASGTRPQTYYLGLAGELQAQPSGPPILDDLARKRDGLPAAEWTTKA; encoded by the coding sequence GTGTCCAATGTTAGAAGAAATTTTTTGAAGCGCCTGGGGGCAGTGGTGGCTGCCGCCGCCGCGACGATGGCTTCCGCCAGCCCGGCAAAGGCATTTTCAAGCCGCAACCCGGGGCGCGACGCCAAAGACCCCCGATACGTGGGACAGGAAGACAAGCGCTGGGGGATGGTCATGGACCTCTCAAAGTGCATCGGCTGTCAGGCCTGCACCGCTGCCTGCAAGGCGGAAAACACGATCCCTGACCGGGTCTTTCGCACCTGGGTGCCGGAATACGAACTCGGGCGCTATCCGCGGGTACGCAAGGCTTTTCTGCCGCAGCTGTGCAATCATTGCGAAAAGCCCTCCTGCGTTTCGGTCTGCCCGACCGGCGCCACCTTTGCCCGTGAGGATGGAGTCGTCGTGGTCGACAGCGAGATCTGCTGGGGGTGTGGTTACTGCCTCAATGCCTGCCCTTACGACAAGCGCTATTTCAATCCCCTGACCCAGGTGGCCGACAAATGCACTTATTGCGCCCACCGCATTGACGAGGGGCTGCTCCCCGCCTGCGTCGAATCCTGTGTCGGCGGCGCCCGGATCTTCGGTGATCTCAACGACCCCAAGAGCGAGGTGTCACGTCTGGTCTCCGGCGCCCCGAGCACAGTGCTCAATCCAGCTTCAGGCACCCGTCCCCAGACCTATTACCTGGGTCTGGCCGGCGAGTTGCAGGCGCAACCGTCCGGACCACCCATACTTGATGATCTGGCCCGTAAGCGCGACGGTCTGCCCGCCGCCGAGTGGACGACCAAGGCTTAA